The window CCGGAAGGTCTCCTGACCGGGATAGCGGGGCCAGAACGGCCGGTCCCAGGTGCCCGTCGCGTTGATCAGCGCCCTCGTCGACCACGTACCGTCCGACGTCTCGACGAGTAGTCGGCCGCCGTCGCCCTCGCGTACCGCCGTCACGTCGACCGGCCGTCGCACCCGCAGGCCGAACTCGCGCTCGTAGGCGTCGAAGTACTCGGCGATGACCTCGGAGGACGGCCGGTCCGGATCCGCGTCCGTCAGTTCCCTGCCCGGCAGCGCGTGCATGCCGTGCACCTTGCCGTACGTGAGGGACGGCCACCGGAACTGCCAGGCGCCTCCCGCCCGCGGCGCGTGGTCAAGGACCACGAAGTCCCGCTCCGGTTCGAAGCCGGTGCGCCGCAGGTGGTAGGCGCTGGACAGTCCGGCCTGCCCGGCGCCGACCACGACGACATCGACGTCCCGCACTGCCCGCGCCTGCGCTCCGGTCTCGTTCACGCTTCTACCAACCCCGCCGATGGCGAGGATCTTCCCGGGGCTCTCGCGGACGTACGGTCACGGCGTCACGACTGCCTGGAGGGGCGGGGAGCGGTCGTGGACGGCGGCAGGTCTCCGTTGAAGCGGGTGTCCACGAAGTCACCGAAGTCGACCTTGCGCGGGATGAGCTTCAGGCCGGTGAACGTGTCCGCGATCTCCTGCTCGGAGGCGATGAGCGGTGTGTCGAGGGCGACCGGAATCCGGGTCGCGTTGGTCCGCTTCACCGAGGCCAGCGCCACCTCGTAGGGCAGCCCGGTGTCCTTCGCCCAGACCTCGGCCCACTCCTTGGGGTGCTCGTGGACCCAGTCCTGCGCGCGCCGCAGCCGCTCCAGGTAGTCGCCGATGGCCGCGACCTTCTTCTTGTCCCGGAGCGCTCCGGGCGCAGCCACCTGGAAGGTGAGGCCGTTGGTCACGTCGTCGCCGTCCGTCAGGACACGGCCCCGCCCGCCCTGAAGGACCTGGGACGTGTAGGGGTCCCAGACCGCCCAGGCGTCGACCTTGCCGGCGGTGAACGCGGCCAGTGCGTCGGCGGGCTGCAGGTACTTCACCTCGACGTCGCTGAGCTTCAGCCCGGCCTTCTTGAGCGAGGCGACCAGCTGGTAGTGCGCGGACGAACCCTGCGCCACGGCCACCGACCTGCCTTTCAGGTCCGCGGTCTTCTTCAGATTCGAGTCCCTGGGCACGAGGATGGTGTCGCCCTTGGCCCTGCCTCGGTAGCCCGCCACGATGCTGATCCTGGAGTCGGCGCCCGCCGCGAAGACCGGAGGGGTGTTGCCGACGCCGCCGATGTCGACGGCCTTGGCGTTGACGGCCTCCAGGAGTGGTGGGCCGGACGTGAAGGTCGACCATTTGATCTTGTAGTCGAGGTTCTCGAGTTCTCCGGCGGCCCGCAGCACCGCCTCCGAACCTCCCTTCTGGTCACCGACGTCGAGCGTCACGGAGCCCTTGCCGTCGGTCCTGCCGCCCGTCGAGGTGGCGGCGGACGAGTTGCCGCCGCAGGCGGCGGCCAGCAGGGCCAGCGGGAGAAGCAGCGAGGCGGGGACGAGTTGTCGTCGCATGGCGATTCCGTTCGATCGGTTCGAGTGGGGCCGGGGATTTACTGGAAGCAGCGGTGCAGCGGTGCAGCGGTGCAGCGGTGCAGCGGTGCGGATGGGCGGTACGGGCGGCACGGGCGGGGACCGAGCGGCAACCGGGAACCACCGAGGAGGAGTTCGGGGTGTCCGGGAGCGGTCGCCGGACTGGTTCAGGCGGCCTCGGCGGCCGTGTCGACGCCCAGGCGTTCCAGTAGTCCGGCGCGCAGCTCCGCGAACCGCGGGTCGGTGATGTCTCGCGGGCGGTCCAGCGCGACCGTGGTCTCGTACGCGATGACGCCCTCGTCCATCACGAGGACGCGGTCGGCGAGCAGCACCGCCTCCTCCACGTCGTGCGTGACCAGGAGCACGGCGCAGCCGCGGCGCTGCCACAGTTCGCCGACGAGCCGCTGTGCCTTGATGCGGGTCAGTGCGTCCAGTGCGCCGAACGGCTCGTCGAGCAGCAGGAGATCGGGTTCGCGCACCAACGCACGGGCCAGCGAGGCGCGTTGGGCCTCACCGCCGGAGAGTGTTTTGGGCCAGGCGTCGGAGCGGTGGATGAGGCCGACCTCGGTCAAGGCCCGCTCCGCGACGGCGCGTTCGGGCTTGCCGGGCAGGCCGAGCAGGACGTTGCGCCACACCTTCTTCCACGGCATCAGTCGGGGTGACTGAAAGGCGACGGCCTTGCGGCGCGGGACGAGCACGGTGCCTTCGATGTCGCGGTCGAGGCCGGCGAGAATGCGCAGGAGCGTGGACTTGCCGCAGCCGCTACGGCCCAGGAGTGCCACGAACTCGCCGGGTCGGACGTCGAGTTGGAGGTCGCCGATGACCGTTCGGCCGTCGAATGCCCGGGTCAGGCCTTCGACCCGTACCGCCGAGGCGGGTGACGCCCCGTGCTTCTGGGTGCTCGTCGCGGCCCGGTCGGAGCCGACAGGGGCCGTCCGGGGGCTCACCGTCCGGTGAATGTCGGTCGCCATTGCAGCAACAGCCTTTCGAGAGAGCGGACGATGAAGTCGGTCAGCAGGCCGAGGAAGGCGTAGACGACCAGGCAGACCACGATGACGTCGGTACGCAGGAAGTCCCGCGCCTGGACCATCAGGAAGCCGATTCCGGCGTCGGCGTTGATCTGCTCGGCGAAGACCAGCGCGAGCCAGGCGATGCCCAGCGAGTAGCGCAGACCGGTCATGGCGCTGGGGAGGGCGCCCGGCAGGACGACATGCCGTACGAGCCCCCAGCGGGAGAGCCCGAGGGACTCACCGGCCTCGATCAGCTGGGAGTCGACGCCGCGGATGCCGGCGTACACGTTGAGGTAGAGCGGGAAGGAGACGCCCAGCGTGATGATCGCGACCTTCGGGGCCTCGCCGATGCCGAACCAGATGATGAACAGCGGGATCAGGCCGACGAACGGCACGGTCCGCAGCATCTGGACACTCGCGTCGACCAGGTCCTCGCCGACCCGGAACAGGCCCGAGATCAGGGCGAGTCCGGTGCCGGCGACCGTGCCGAACAGCAGGCCCACGGCGACGCGCTGAAGTGAGACGCCCATGGCATGGGGCAGCGACCCGTCGGAGATCAGATCGCCGGCGACCCGTGCGATGGTGCCGGGCGAGGCCAGGACGTCCGTGGGCAACGCGCCTGTGGTGCTGAGGACTTGCCACAGGACAAGGAGGAGGGCGGGACCGGAGGTGCGGCGCAGCCAGCGGGGGACTCGGGTGCGGCGGGTCGAGGCGGGGACGATGGGTTCGAGCTCGGGCGGGGTGCGATCGGTGGGAGCAGACACCGACATGGGCGAAATATCAGCATCGAGTGAATCGGGTGGGGCATGGCTGATGCTCATGAGGGCTCCACGGCTGAGAGCGGCGGGACGAGGCGCGTGAGGAGCGCGTGCTTCAGCGGCCCGGTTTCCGGTTCACGTCAGGCGGACGTGCGGAAGCGGGGAGCTGTGACGCGGGAAGGGAAAAGCGGGTGAGGAGTCGTCAGCGGCCGGTGTGACACGCGGCGGAGGCCACCCGCAGCAGGTCGATGTGACCGCGCGTGGTGAGCAGAGCTGAACGCAACATGCGGCTGAAAGTAGCCAGCTGGACCGCGTACGGTCAATGCCGTCTCGCGGAGTGGACCCGCGTATCACGCGGCGGCGGTGTGGGCCGAGGCGAGTACGGCTGCGGGTGCGCACCCGGTGGTGGGGCCAAAAAGAGACGGACCGGCGTGAGGTCGTTCGTGGTGGCTCCCGTCGGCGGGTTGGGGCAGGTTGGGGCGGGTTGGGGCGGCATCGGGGAAGCCGAGGAAGGCTGTGGGGCGGCCGGGCCGGGGCGGAGAGAGAACCGGGGCGGTGGGCAAACCGGCGGTTCGGCGCGCGGCCGGAGCGGTGTGGAATCCGGCGGACGGGTGAGGATGGGTTCATGTCCGATTCCTTCACCACCCGTGTCCTGAACGTCGCCTCCGGTTCCGGGGAAGCGGTCGTCGACCTCACCCATGAGTGCGAGGCGTTCCTTCGCGAGGCGGCCCGTGACCGCGACGGCCTGCTCAATGTTTTCGTGCCCCACGCGACGGCCGGCGTGGCGATCCTCGAAACGGGTGCGGGCAGCGACGAGGACCTGCTCGCCGCTCTCCACACGCTCCTCCCGGCGGACGACCGCTGGCAGCATCGTCATGGAAGTCCGGGCCACGGCCGCGACCATGTCCTGCCGGCGATCGTGCCTCCGCACGCCACCCTGCCGGTGGTCGAAGGCCGCCTGGAACTGGGGACGTGGCAGTCGGTCTGCCTGGTCGACACCAACCGGGACAATCCGAACCGGCAGGTGCGGCTGAGTTTCCTCGGTTAGGCGCTCCGGCGGGGCGCCGGAGAGGGACCCCGGCCGCCGGTCACCGTGACGGGCCGGGATCGCCCTCTCGTGACCGCCGACCGGGCATGCCGGGCGCGGAGCCTGTGCGGGCCCCGCCGGCGTCCGGGGTCACCGCCCGGACGTGCCCGCGCGCAGCCCGTCCATGACGAGGTCCAGGAGGCGGGCGGCGCGCGGCTGCCAGTCCCCGTGGGGATCGAGCTGCCAGAGCCCCGCGATGGCGAGGACGAAGTCGTCCCCGGTCACTCCCGGCCGGATGGTGCCGGCCGCTTCCCCGGCGCGCAGCAGGAGTTCGGCCGCGGACGTCACCGGGGTGTGCCCCGGTCTTGCGGGGCTGCCCGGTGCGCTGGTGGCCAGCCGGATCGCGTCCGCCAGACCCGCCTTGGTCATGGCGAACCGGGCGAGGTGGTCCATCCAGTGCCGCAGGGCCCGGTCGGGCTCATGGCGTGCCAGCAGCTCGGTCGCGGCGTCGGCGACCTGCTGCATCTCGTGACGGTAGATCTCCAGGACGAGGGCCTCGCGGTTGGGGAAGTTGCGGTAGAACGTGCCCTGCCCGACGCACGCCTTCTTGGCGATCATGCTGAGCGGGGCGTCCGCGGCGAGCGTCAGCTCGGCCAGGGCCACCGCCAGGATGCGCTCGCGATTGCGCTGCGCGTCCGAGCGCAGGGGTGCGTCCTTCTTCTGCCGCACTCGTCCTCCTTGCGGGGTTCGTGGCCGAATCCCGTCCTTGCTGAGCGGACAAGTGTCCACTACGGTTTTCCGGTGAGCGGACAGCTGTCCGGTTAGGTTCACCTTAGCGATTGGGTGGCCGGCACGGACAGCGGGGGACGGTCGGCACCGGCCTTCCCTCCTCGCATCCTGCCCGCTGTCGGCCCGCCCTCGCCACACGCGGTGTCGTCTCCTCCTCCCGCCCGTCTCTCGATTCCCCCTGTCATTCGTCCTTTCCCCTTCGTCTTTCGTCTTTGTGTCTCCTGTTTCCTCCGCCAGCCGGACCGTCCTCGCGATGTGGTCCGGATCCGCGAAAGAAGGCTGACCATGGCCCCAGAGTCCTCGTCGACGTACAGCGACATCACCTTGAACATCAACGGGGAGAAGCACACGCTCAGCGTCGACCACCGCACCACCCTGCTCGACGCCCTGCGTGAGCGCCTCGACCTGACCGGTACCAAGAAGGGCTGCGACCAGGGGCAGTGCGGCGCCTGTACGGTCCTGATCGACAAACGCCGGGCCGTCGCCTGCCTGCAACTGGCGGTGGCGGCCGAGGGCCGGGAGATCACCACCATCGAAGGTGTCGCCCAGGGCGAGCAACTGCACCCCGTACAGCAGGCGTTCCTCGACCTCGACGGCTACCAGTGCGGCTACTGCACGCCCGGCCAGATCTGCTCGGCCGTCGCGGTGATCGAGGAACACGCGGCCGGCTGGCCGAGCGCCGCCACCGACGACGTACGCCCCGAAGCGGGGCCGCCACCGCTGACCGCCGAGGAGATCCGGGAGCGGATGAGCGGCAACCTGTGCCGCTGCGGCGCGTACGTGTCGATCGTGCAGGCGGTCGCCCGCGCGGCCGCGGCCGACGAGCGGACCGCTGGGGCCGCGCAGGACACACAGACCGTGAAGCACGAGGAGGCGGCGGCATGAGGGAATTCGGATATGAGCGCGCCGTCGACGTCTCAGGCGCTCTCGCGCTGCTCGACGCCGACCCGGACGCCCGGTTCCTCGGCGGCGGCACCAATCTCGTCGACCTGATGAAGACCGGCGTCGAGCGGCCCGGCCGGCTTGTCGACGTACGTGAACTCCCGCTGGACCGGATCGAGTCGACCGAGGACGGCGGGCTGCGCATCGGAGCGACCGTCACCAACAGCGACCTCGCGGCCCACCCCGACGTGCGCCGGCGCTACCCGGCCCTGACCCAGGCGGTGCTGGCCGGCGCCTCCGGGCAGCTGCGCAACATGGCCACCGTCGGCGGCAACCTGCTGCAGCGCACCCGCTGCGGCTACTTCACCGACGTGAGCAAGCCGTGCAACAAGCGCGTCCCCGGGAGCGGATGCCCCGCGAGGGAGGGCGAGCACCACAACCACGCGATCCTGGGCGCCTCCGGCCACTGCGTGGCCACCCACCCCTCCGACCTGGGGGTGGCGCTGGCGGCCTTCGACGCCGTCGTCTCCTACGAAACGGCGGACGGGCCGGGTCGGTTGCCCTTCTCCGAGTTCTACCTGCCGGTGGGTGACACCCCGCACCTGGAGACCGCCCTGCCGCCGGGAGCACTGATCACCGGCGTCACCCTGCCGCCCGCCCCGGTGGCCGCCGCCTCCCGCTACCGAAAGGTGCGCGAGCGGGCCTCGTACGCCTTCGCGATCGGCTCGATCGCCGCCGCACTCGACGCCCGGGACGGCGCCGTACAAGAGGTGCGCCTGGCCTTCGGGGCGGTCGCGTCCCGCCCGTGGCGGGCCCGCACGGCCGAACGGGCCCTGACCGGCGGGCCGGCCGACGCCGAGGCCTTCGCCGCCGCCGCGGACGCCGAACTGGCGGCCGCCAGGCCGCTGCCACACAACGGATACAAGGTGACACTGATGCGCAACCTCGTCGTCGCCGTCCTGAGCGAACTCGCCGAGGAGGCCGCCCGATGACCACCACCACGACCGGGACCCCGGCCACGAAGAACGCCGTCGGCACCGCCCACACCCGGGTGGAGGGCCGCGACAAGGTCACCGGCGCCGCCCGCTACGCGGGAGAGATCCCCTTCGCCGAACTCGCCCACGGCTGGCTGGTGCTGTCGACGGTCACCAGGGGCCGCGTCCTCTCGGTGGAGAGCGCTCCGGTCCTCGGGATGCCGGGCGTCCTGACCGTCCTGCACCACGGGAACGCCCCGCGGGTCGCGAGCGACTACATCGGCCTGCTCGGTGTCCCGCCGGACCCGACCGTCGCCGTCTTCCAGCACGACCGCGTGCCGCACGCCGGCTGGCCGGTGGCGCTGGTCGTCGCCGAGACCTCCGAACAGGCCAGGGAAGCCGCCGAGGCACTGGTGGTGCACTACGAGGAGGAACCGCACGACGTCGACTTCACCGGCGACCACCCGGACGCCCAGCCGGTGACCGGCCCGAGCGGACCGGGGGTGACGGAGAAGGGGGACCTGGAGGGCGAACTCGCGGCGTCCGCCGTCGTCCTGGACGCCGAGTACACCACGCCGCAGGAGCACCACAACGCGATGGAGCCCCACGCGGTGACGGCCCTGTGGGACGGCGGCCGGCTCGAGGTCGTGGACTCCAACCAGGGCACGATGTGGGTCGCGGACGAGCTCGCGAAGCTCTTCTCGCTCGATCCCGCCTCGGTGCGGGTGCGGTCCGAACATGTCGGCGGCGGCTTCGGGAGCAAGGGCGTCCGCGCCCACCAGGTGTCCGCCGTGATGGCGGCGACCGTCCTGTCGCGCCCGGTCCGGGTCGTCATGACACGCCGTCAGATGTTCTCGATCGCCGGCTACCGGAGTCCCACGACCCAGCGGATCAGGCTCGGCGCCGATGCCGGGGGACGGCTGCGCGCGCTGGAGCACAGCTCCCTGAGCCTCACCTCGACCGTGCACGAGTTCATCGAGTCGAGCGCCGGTGTGGCACGGGTGATGTACGACGCCCCCGCCCACCGCACCGCCAACCGGGTCGTACGGCTCGACGTGCCCACCCCGACGTGGATGCGTGCTCCCGGAGAGGCACCCGGGTCGTTCGCGCTGGAGTCGGCGCTCGACGAGCTCGCCGAGAAGTGCGGCATCGACCCGATCGAGCTGCGCATCCGCAACGAACCGGCGCGGGGCCCGGTGTCCGGCCTGCCGTTCAGCACCCGCAACCTGCCCGCCTGCTTCCGGGAGGGCGCCCGCAGGTTCGGCTGGGCGGACCGCGACCCGCGGCCCGGGCAGCGCCGGGACGGGCGCTGGCTGCTCGGCACCGGGACGGCGGCGGCATCCTTCTTCGCGGGAGCCGCCCCCTCCACGGCGGCCGCGACCGCGGAGGCCGACGGCACCTTCACCGTACGGATCAACGCCGCGGACATCGGAACCGGTGCGCGGACGGCGCTCACCCTGGTCGCCGCCGACGCCCTCCAGGTGCCGACCGACCGCGTGCGCGTGCGGATCGGCGACAGCGACTTCGGCCCGGCGATGATCGCCGGCGGCTCCATGGGCACCCGCTCGTGGGCCTGGGCGGTCACGGCCGCGGCCGAGGAACTGCGGGAGCGGCTCGTCCTGAGCGACGGCATTCCGCCCGAGGGCATCACGGTGCGGTCGGACACCACCGAGGCCGTCGGAGCCCTCGCGCAGAAGGAGCGGCACTCCTTCGGGGCGCAGTTCGCCGAGGCCGCCGTGGACGTGGCCACCGGCGAGGTGCGGGTGCGGCGCATGCTCGGCATCTTCGCCGCCGGCCGGATCGTCAACCCGCTCACGGCCCGCGGCCAGTTGACCGGCGGGATGATCTGGGGCATCTCCATGGCCCTGCACGAGGAGGCGGTGCGGGACCGGGCCACGGGCACCCACTACGGCGCCGACCTGGCGGGATACCACGTCGCCACGCACGCCGACGTTCCGCTCGTCGAGGCGGACTGGGTGGACGACCCGGACCCGGACGACCCGGTCGGGGTCAAGGGCATCGGGGAGATCGGCATCGTGGGGGCCGCCGCGGCGATCGCCAACGCCGTCTGGCACGCGACCGGTGTACGCCACCGCAGCCTGCCCATCCGTCCCGACCGTGTCCTGGAGGCGGGCCCGCATGCTTGACATCGCGGGCGAGCTGACCCGCTGGGCCGAGGAGGGCCGGGACTTCGCCGTCGCCACCGTCGTGGCCGTCGACGGCAGCGCGCCGCGCGGCCCGGGCGCCGCCCTCGCCGTCGACAGCGAGGGCACGGTCATCGGCTCGGTCTCCGGCGGCTGCGTGGAAGCGTCGGTGTACGACCTGTGCGTCCAGGCCCTCCAGGACGGCGAGACCGTCCGCGAACGGTTCGGATACAGCGACGAGGACGCCTTCGCGGTGGGCCTGACCTGCGGCGGGGTCATCGACATCCTGATCACGCCGGTGGACGCGCGGTCGCCCGCCCGCAGGGTGATCCGGTCGGCGCTGTCGGCCGCCGTCAGGAACGAACCGACGGCCCTCGCCCGGGTCGTCCGAGGCCCGGCCGAACTCCTGGGCAGGGCACTGCTGGTGCACGCCGACGGCTCGTACGAGGGGTCGTACGGCAGCGGCCCGGGGCCGGACCGGACAGGGCTGGACCGGACGGCGGCGGCCGAGGCACGGGCGATGCTGGATGCCGGACGGACCGGCACCCTCGACCTCGCGGAGGACGGGTCCCGCTGCCCCGGCGGCCTGACCCTGCTCGTCGAGTCGAGTGTGCCGCCGCCCCGCATGATCGTGTTCGGTGCGATCGACTTCGCCGCGGCGCTGGTGCGGGCCGGCAAGTTCCTCGGCTACCACGTGACGGTGTGCGACGCGCGTCCCGTCTTCGCCACCCGGGCCCGCTTCCCCGAGGCCGACGATCTCGTCGTCGACTGGCCGCACCGCTACCTGCGGCACACCGCGACCGACGC of the Streptomyces aurantiacus genome contains:
- a CDS encoding ABC transporter substrate-binding protein is translated as MRRQLVPASLLLPLALLAAACGGNSSAATSTGGRTDGKGSVTLDVGDQKGGSEAVLRAAGELENLDYKIKWSTFTSGPPLLEAVNAKAVDIGGVGNTPPVFAAGADSRISIVAGYRGRAKGDTILVPRDSNLKKTADLKGRSVAVAQGSSAHYQLVASLKKAGLKLSDVEVKYLQPADALAAFTAGKVDAWAVWDPYTSQVLQGGRGRVLTDGDDVTNGLTFQVAAPGALRDKKKVAAIGDYLERLRRAQDWVHEHPKEWAEVWAKDTGLPYEVALASVKRTNATRIPVALDTPLIASEQEIADTFTGLKLIPRKVDFGDFVDTRFNGDLPPSTTAPRPSRQS
- a CDS encoding ABC transporter permease, yielding MSISHAPPDSLDADISPMSVSAPTDRTPPELEPIVPASTRRTRVPRWLRRTSGPALLLVLWQVLSTTGALPTDVLASPGTIARVAGDLISDGSLPHAMGVSLQRVAVGLLFGTVAGTGLALISGLFRVGEDLVDASVQMLRTVPFVGLIPLFIIWFGIGEAPKVAIITLGVSFPLYLNVYAGIRGVDSQLIEAGESLGLSRWGLVRHVVLPGALPSAMTGLRYSLGIAWLALVFAEQINADAGIGFLMVQARDFLRTDVIVVCLVVYAFLGLLTDFIVRSLERLLLQWRPTFTGR
- a CDS encoding 2Fe-2S iron-sulfur cluster-binding protein, which produces MAPESSSTYSDITLNINGEKHTLSVDHRTTLLDALRERLDLTGTKKGCDQGQCGACTVLIDKRRAVACLQLAVAAEGREITTIEGVAQGEQLHPVQQAFLDLDGYQCGYCTPGQICSAVAVIEEHAAGWPSAATDDVRPEAGPPPLTAEEIRERMSGNLCRCGAYVSIVQAVARAAAADERTAGAAQDTQTVKHEEAAA
- a CDS encoding TetR/AcrR family transcriptional regulator, producing MRQKKDAPLRSDAQRNRERILAVALAELTLAADAPLSMIAKKACVGQGTFYRNFPNREALVLEIYRHEMQQVADAATELLARHEPDRALRHWMDHLARFAMTKAGLADAIRLATSAPGSPARPGHTPVTSAAELLLRAGEAAGTIRPGVTGDDFVLAIAGLWQLDPHGDWQPRAARLLDLVMDGLRAGTSGR
- a CDS encoding ABC transporter ATP-binding protein; this translates as MATDIHRTVSPRTAPVGSDRAATSTQKHGASPASAVRVEGLTRAFDGRTVIGDLQLDVRPGEFVALLGRSGCGKSTLLRILAGLDRDIEGTVLVPRRKAVAFQSPRLMPWKKVWRNVLLGLPGKPERAVAERALTEVGLIHRSDAWPKTLSGGEAQRASLARALVREPDLLLLDEPFGALDALTRIKAQRLVGELWQRRGCAVLLVTHDVEEAVLLADRVLVMDEGVIAYETTVALDRPRDITDPRFAELRAGLLERLGVDTAAEAA
- a CDS encoding secondary thiamine-phosphate synthase enzyme YjbQ, whose product is MSDSFTTRVLNVASGSGEAVVDLTHECEAFLREAARDRDGLLNVFVPHATAGVAILETGAGSDEDLLAALHTLLPADDRWQHRHGSPGHGRDHVLPAIVPPHATLPVVEGRLELGTWQSVCLVDTNRDNPNRQVRLSFLG
- a CDS encoding putative leader peptide, whose translation is MLRSALLTTRGHIDLLRVASAACHTGR
- a CDS encoding xanthine dehydrogenase family protein molybdopterin-binding subunit; its protein translation is MTTTTTGTPATKNAVGTAHTRVEGRDKVTGAARYAGEIPFAELAHGWLVLSTVTRGRVLSVESAPVLGMPGVLTVLHHGNAPRVASDYIGLLGVPPDPTVAVFQHDRVPHAGWPVALVVAETSEQAREAAEALVVHYEEEPHDVDFTGDHPDAQPVTGPSGPGVTEKGDLEGELAASAVVLDAEYTTPQEHHNAMEPHAVTALWDGGRLEVVDSNQGTMWVADELAKLFSLDPASVRVRSEHVGGGFGSKGVRAHQVSAVMAATVLSRPVRVVMTRRQMFSIAGYRSPTTQRIRLGADAGGRLRALEHSSLSLTSTVHEFIESSAGVARVMYDAPAHRTANRVVRLDVPTPTWMRAPGEAPGSFALESALDELAEKCGIDPIELRIRNEPARGPVSGLPFSTRNLPACFREGARRFGWADRDPRPGQRRDGRWLLGTGTAAASFFAGAAPSTAAATAEADGTFTVRINAADIGTGARTALTLVAADALQVPTDRVRVRIGDSDFGPAMIAGGSMGTRSWAWAVTAAAEELRERLVLSDGIPPEGITVRSDTTEAVGALAQKERHSFGAQFAEAAVDVATGEVRVRRMLGIFAAGRIVNPLTARGQLTGGMIWGISMALHEEAVRDRATGTHYGADLAGYHVATHADVPLVEADWVDDPDPDDPVGVKGIGEIGIVGAAAAIANAVWHATGVRHRSLPIRPDRVLEAGPHA
- a CDS encoding FAD binding domain-containing protein, which codes for MREFGYERAVDVSGALALLDADPDARFLGGGTNLVDLMKTGVERPGRLVDVRELPLDRIESTEDGGLRIGATVTNSDLAAHPDVRRRYPALTQAVLAGASGQLRNMATVGGNLLQRTRCGYFTDVSKPCNKRVPGSGCPAREGEHHNHAILGASGHCVATHPSDLGVALAAFDAVVSYETADGPGRLPFSEFYLPVGDTPHLETALPPGALITGVTLPPAPVAAASRYRKVRERASYAFAIGSIAAALDARDGAVQEVRLAFGAVASRPWRARTAERALTGGPADAEAFAAAADAELAAARPLPHNGYKVTLMRNLVVAVLSELAEEAAR
- a CDS encoding XdhC family protein produces the protein MLDIAGELTRWAEEGRDFAVATVVAVDGSAPRGPGAALAVDSEGTVIGSVSGGCVEASVYDLCVQALQDGETVRERFGYSDEDAFAVGLTCGGVIDILITPVDARSPARRVIRSALSAAVRNEPTALARVVRGPAELLGRALLVHADGSYEGSYGSGPGPDRTGLDRTAAAEARAMLDAGRTGTLDLAEDGSRCPGGLTLLVESSVPPPRMIVFGAIDFAAALVRAGKFLGYHVTVCDARPVFATRARFPEADDLVVDWPHRYLRHTATDARTVLCVLTHDARFDVPLLTEALRMPVAFVGAMGSRRTHADRERRLREVGLGEDELARLRSPIGLDLGARTPEETALSIAAEIVAARRGGTGAPLTGSATPIHRDTGQRNVPARAAQAA